The following are encoded in a window of Planctomycetota bacterium genomic DNA:
- the rpsI gene encoding 30S ribosomal protein S9, whose amino-acid sequence MTEPLFYRGTGRRKTAIAQVILKKGTGKITVNSMEYDKYFLIPEERNAVLTPLQNLKMIGRYDVTAEVNGGGKHGQADALRLGLARALKLAHSTSLSQLSKAGLLTRDQRMKERKKYGQKGARRRFQYSKR is encoded by the coding sequence ATGACAGAACCGCTTTTCTACCGTGGAACGGGACGCCGCAAGACCGCGATTGCCCAGGTTATCCTCAAAAAAGGGACAGGTAAGATAACCGTAAACAGTATGGAGTACGATAAATATTTTCTGATTCCCGAAGAACGCAATGCCGTATTAACTCCTTTGCAGAACCTGAAAATGATCGGACGTTATGACGTTACCGCTGAGGTAAATGGCGGCGGGAAACACGGCCAGGCAGATGCGCTTCGGTTAGGTTTGGCGCGCGCCTTGAAACTGGCGCATAGCACTTCTTTATCACAACTGAGCAAGGCCGGACTCCTGACCCGCGACCAGCGAATGAAGGAACGCAAGAAATACGGACAGAAGGGCGCCCGCAGACGCTTCCAGTACTCCAAACGTTAA
- the rfaE2 gene encoding D-glycero-beta-D-manno-heptose 1-phosphate adenylyltransferase, with amino-acid sequence MINADVIDNLPAPKIMVIGDFLLDRYVWGKVERISPEAPIQILKVQNDGDDRLGGAANVVHNLITLGAKVIALGVIGTDNGGQRIISLLKSLNGKNRLNYNGVIKDKFHITSIKERMIAHNQQVLRVDREEPNEDYFISHSIERKLLHHFSRTIRSVDAVIISDYDKGTLTKTFLKKIIQLCRKYHKTVLVGPKGRDFTKYRGATAVVPNRSETEEATGLEITSKASSYKSAAQKMLRNLALDFTVITLGPDGLYLLDKKGSSAYDPARHRDVYDVTGAGDTVLAALGIAFAAKLPYQDALHLANLAAGVVVSKVGTATVSRIDIIQHHYLKSQHENIKAEHKLKTVKELAVILSAKKAAGGKVVFTNGCFDLIHPGHIRTLEFSRAQGDILMVGLNSDKSVRIIKGKSRPILNQSDRIKVLSAFSAVDYIVLFDQSTPLELIKELRPDVLVKGADWEEGKIVGADVVRSYGGRIARVPLIPGISTSDIIKKINKFK; translated from the coding sequence ATGATTAACGCTGATGTAATAGACAATCTACCGGCCCCGAAAATAATGGTCATCGGCGATTTCTTGCTGGACCGCTATGTCTGGGGCAAGGTGGAGCGTATCTCGCCCGAAGCGCCGATCCAGATACTCAAGGTCCAGAATGACGGCGATGATCGTTTGGGCGGCGCGGCTAATGTGGTCCATAACCTGATAACGCTGGGCGCTAAAGTCATTGCCCTGGGTGTTATCGGAACGGACAACGGCGGCCAGAGAATCATATCGCTTCTGAAATCACTCAACGGCAAGAACCGCCTTAATTATAATGGAGTTATCAAGGATAAATTTCATATTACCTCCATCAAGGAGCGGATGATCGCCCATAACCAGCAGGTCCTCCGGGTTGACAGGGAAGAACCGAACGAGGATTATTTTATTTCGCATTCCATCGAGAGGAAACTGTTGCACCACTTTTCTCGCACTATCAGGTCTGTGGATGCGGTAATTATCTCGGACTATGACAAGGGCACGCTGACCAAAACGTTCCTCAAAAAGATTATCCAACTTTGTCGTAAGTATCATAAGACGGTCTTAGTCGGTCCCAAGGGCCGGGATTTTACCAAATACCGGGGCGCTACGGCTGTTGTCCCCAATCGTTCTGAGACCGAAGAGGCCACCGGCCTGGAAATCACCAGTAAGGCGTCTTCGTATAAATCAGCCGCCCAGAAGATGCTTCGCAATCTGGCGTTGGATTTTACAGTGATTACCTTGGGTCCGGACGGGCTTTATCTGCTTGATAAGAAAGGCAGCTCGGCTTACGACCCGGCCCGGCATCGGGATGTTTATGATGTCACCGGCGCCGGGGATACTGTCCTGGCTGCGCTTGGTATTGCTTTTGCCGCTAAGTTACCGTATCAGGACGCCCTGCATCTGGCCAATCTGGCGGCTGGAGTGGTGGTCAGCAAAGTGGGCACGGCTACGGTTAGCCGAATAGATATTATACAGCATCATTATCTCAAGTCTCAGCACGAAAATATAAAGGCAGAGCATAAACTCAAGACCGTAAAAGAATTGGCTGTTATTCTATCGGCCAAAAAGGCAGCTGGCGGAAAAGTAGTATTTACCAACGGTTGTTTTGACCTGATACATCCGGGACATATCCGGACCCTGGAATTCTCCCGGGCCCAGGGCGATATCCTGATGGTCGGACTGAATTCGGATAAATCCGTAAGGATAATCAAGGGCAAGTCGCGGCCGATACTTAATCAGTCGGATCGGATTAAGGTGCTATCGGCATTCTCTGCCGTGGATTATATTGTGCTCTTTGACCAATCCACGCCGCTGGAATTAATAAAAGAACTCCGGCCCGATGTCCTGGTCAAGGGCGCGGACTGGGAGGAAGGTAAGATTGTCGGCGCTGATGTGGTCCGGAGTTACGGCGGCCGCATCGCCCGCGTGCCCCTGATACCGGGCATCTCCACCTCGGATATTATAAAGAAAATAAATAAATTTAAGTAG